The Fusarium oxysporum Fo47 chromosome II, complete sequence genome includes a region encoding these proteins:
- a CDS encoding heat shock protein 70 family, with translation MSVVGIDFGTLKTVIAVARNRGVDVVTNEVSNRATPSLVGFGPKSRYLGEAAKTQEISNLKNTVSSLKRLAGRQFNDPDIQIEQQYVTAPLADCNGQVGAEVNYLGKKEKFTATQLVAMYLSKIKQTAGAELKLPVQDVCLSVPPWFTDVQRRALIDAAEIAGLRVLRLINDGTAAALGWGITKLDLPAPEEAPRRVCFVDIGHSSYTVSIVEFKKGELAVKATTWDKDFGGRDFDRALVDHLAKEFKGKYKVDIMTHGRALARTIAAAEKTKKILSANQQAPVNIESLMNDIDASAMITRQEFEAMIEPLLARTHLPLEEALAQAKLTKDDIDVIEVVGGGSRVPALKERIQEFFGKPLSFTLNADEALARGSAFSCAILSPVFRVRDFSVQDIISYPIEFAWEKAPDIPDEDTSLTVFNKGNVMPSTKILTFYRKQPFDLEARYAQPELLPGKTNPWIGRFSVKNVKADGKDDFMICKLKARVNIHGVLNVETGYYVEEEEVEEEVNEDPDVSLSEPYMASNDFPPVHDQDSASSSSASVGDDSRAYPAKRPRLDDEEETDSSRSAFAVPEHLEESIYEPRSLTSVSQKAMETDKDAPKKTRKVKKQVRKGDLPISTGSASLDDSTKASLLEKEAAMVMEDKLVADTEEKKNELEAYIYDLRAKLDEQYSEFASEEEKQTIKAKLEATEDWLYEEGDDTTKGVYVAKIDEIRAMAGPIVQRHFEKVEAERQAALEKAEAERAAKKAEEDARKAAEAEKANTDQEMKDADAPQQETEGSADPQ, from the exons ATGAGTGTCGTTG GTATCGATTTCGGAACCCTCAAGACTGTCATCGCCGTTGCCCGAAACCGCGGTGTCGATGTT GTCACCAATGAAGTttcaaaccgagcaactCC TTCCCTGGTAGGATTCGGACCCAAGTCTCGTTACCTCGGAGAGGCTGCCAAGACCCAGGAAatctccaacctcaagaacACTGTCAGCTCCCTCAAGCGTCTTGCTGGCCGACAATTCAACGACCCCGATATTCAGATTGAGCAGCAATATGTGACCGCTCCTCTGGCCGACTGCAATGGCCAGGTCGGTGCTGAGGTCAACTACCtgggcaagaaggagaagttcACTGCCACTCAGCTGGTTGCCATGTACTtgagcaagatcaagcagaCCGCCGGAGCCGAGCTCAAGCTGCCTGTTCAAGATGTCTGCCTGAGTGTGCCTCCTTGGTTCACTGATGTCCAGCGTCGTGCTCTTATCGACGCTGCCGAGATTGCTGGACTCCGTGTCCTCCGCCTCATCAACGACGGCACAGCCGCCGCTCTCGGCTGGGGTATTACAAAGCTCGACCTGCCTGCCCCTGAGGAGGCTCCCCGCCGTGTCTGCTTCGTCGATATCGGCCACAGCAGCTACACTGTCTCCATTGTCGAGTTCAAGAAGGGTGAGCTCGCTGTCAAGGCCACCACCTGGGACAAGGACTTCGGTGGTCGTGACTTCGACCGCGCTCTGGTTGACCACCTCGCCAAGGAGTTCAAGGGCAAATACAAGGTCGACATTATGACCCACGGCCGTGCTCTTGCCCGTACCATCGCCGCCGctgagaagacaaagaagattCTCTCTGCTAACCAGCAAGCTCCTGTCAACATTGAGTCTCTCATGAATGACATTGATGCTTCTGCCATGATCACTCGCCAGGAGTTCGAGGCCATGATCGAGCCTCTCCTTGCCAGAACCCACCTTCCCCTCGAGGAAGCCCTTGCCCAGGCTAAGCTCACCAAGGACGATATTGATGTTATTGAGGTCGTTGGTGGCGGCTCTCGTGTCCCCGCTCTCAAGGAGCGCATCCAGGAGTTCTTCGGCAAGCCTCTCTCATTTACCCTTAACGCCGACGAAGCTCTTGCACGTGGGTCTGCCTTCAGCTGTGCCATTCTctcccctgtcttccgtGTCCGAGACTTCTCCGTCCAGGACATCATCAGCTACCCCATCGAGTTCGCCTGGGAGAAGGCTCCCGATATTCCTGATGAGGACACCAGCCTGACTGTCTTCAACAAGGGCAACGTCATGCCCTCGACCAAGATCCTTACTTTCTACCGAAAACAGCCCTTCGATCTCGAGGCCCGATACGCCCAGCCTGAGCTGCTCCCCGGCAAGACTAACCCCTGGATCGGCCGTTTCTCTGTCAAGAACGTCAAGGCCGATGGTAAGGACGACTTCATGATTTGCAAACTCAAGGCCCGTGTCAACATCCACGGTGTCCTGAACGTCGAGACTGGTTACTAcgtcgaggaggaggaggttgaggaggaggttaACGAAGACCCCGATGTGAGTTTGTCCGAGCCGTATATGGCGTCCAATGATTTCCCCCCCGTCCATGATCAGGACTcggcctcttcatcgtccgCATCTGTTGGAGATGATAGCCGAGCATATCCTGCAAAGCGCCCGCGactcgacgatgaagaagaaaccgACTCGTCCCGTTCCGCTTTCGCTGTTCCAGAGCATTTAGAAGAATCGATTTATGAACCCCGATCGCTAACATCCGTTTCCCAAAAGGCCATGGAGACCGATAAGGATGCCCCCAAGAAGACCCGCAAGGTGAAGAAGCAGGTCCGCAAGGGTGACCTGCCCATCTCCACAGGCAGTGCCTCTCTTGACGACTCCACCAAGGCCAGccttctcgagaaggaggctgCCATGGTTATGGAGGACAAGCTTGTCGCCGATaccgaggagaagaagaacgagcTCGAGGCTTATATCTACGACCTCCGTGCCAAGCTCGACGAGCAGTACTCTGAGTTTGCCagcgaagaggagaagcagaccatcaaggccaagcttgaggCCACAGAG GATTGGCTGTACGAGGAGGGTGATGATACCACAAAGGGTGTGTACGTTGCCAAGATTGACGAGATCCGCGCCATGGCTGGTCCCATTGTCCAGCGCCACTTTGAGAAAGTCGAGGCTGAACGACAAGCCGCTCTGGAGAAAGCCGAGGCCGAACGGGCTgcgaagaaggctgaggaggatgctCGCAAGGCTGCGGAGGCCGAGAAGGCCAACACAGACcaggagatgaaggatgCCGACGCTCCGCAACAGGAGACCGAGGGCTCTGCCGACCCCCAGTAA